The Papio anubis isolate 15944 chromosome 5, Panubis1.0, whole genome shotgun sequence genome has a segment encoding these proteins:
- the C5H5orf34 gene encoding uncharacterized protein C5orf34 homolog isoform X3 yields the protein MAAELRMVLYEDDSVQVQYVDGSTLQLSPCGSEFLLEKSPPVSAHPLEQPERIRQRTHFVISTYREQLQRALDFRNSSATYPFLSETIIPSERKKHIFIDITEVRWPSLDTDGTMICMESGIVKITSLDGHAYLCLPRSQHEFTVHFLCKVSQKSDSSAGLSGTNNKAPKDKLVEKAGKICIHGNLSGQRLKNKENELHCQIMKSKETLKKMSCVNGTEGREELPLPGTKHTCVYTWVKQCWSVAACPEEWKYPLSLALHFHKKINNMSKIDAHITQSRCLTSDISEERGKMVSVLPRALPLSCPVPHLHRFQLKPNFFRVVFLKTLNKWNFWDSLLQRQCDEYSYPEQVKMVWYKGVTYRFTHQNMNSIEIYPGDGSVFKSEGAYFGKYFTYYSIQEGSEEREEKTYSVNNLPPDRPGSPFSVGSLIKQATRILQHCVKMRLSLSHNYRICCWKMVNQGLNLGWCKLTFPDGQDQLIQIEHPEPYERYVTTVTSWCRRLFQTSPREMPTHSSSSVLQENWSVASELEKIQKFNLLLENSGILNQISNKKNEQSSDHYKPGSSETLLGEVNENRVSIALKKTSEILHDIDCLLSNSKK from the exons ATGGCAGCCGAACTGCGAATGGTACTTTATGAAGATGATTCAGTACAAGTACAATATGTTGATGGTTCCACGTTGCAACTTTCTCCCTGTGGCTCTGAATTTTTATTGGAAAAGTCACCTCCTGTTTCAGCACATCCTTTAGAACAACCAGAAAGAATTCGTCAAAGGACACATTTTGTCATTAGCACTTACAGA GAGCAACTACAGCGAGCCCTAGATTTTCGAAACTCTTCAGCTACTTACCCTTTTTTATCTGAAACCATCATaccttctgaaagaaaaaag CATATCTTCATTGACATCACAGAAGTGAGATGGCCCAGTCTTGATACAGATGGTACCATGATATGTATGGAGAGTGGCATTGTGAAGATTACATCTTTAGATGGTCATGCATACCTCTGCCTGCCCAGATCTCAGCATGAATTTACAGTACATTTTTTGTGTAAAGTTAGCCAGAAGTCAGACTCATCTGCAGGGTTGTCAGGAACAAATAATAAAGCCCCAAAAGATAAACTAGTTGAAAAAGCTGGCAAAATCTGTATACATGGAAATTTATCAGGACAGAGactgaagaataaagaaaatgagcttCATTGCCAGATCATGAAATCCAAAGAAACTTTAAAGAAGATGAGTTGTGTAAATGGAACTGAAGGGAGGGAAGAGCTGCCTTTGCCTGGTACAaaacacacatgtgtatacacatggGTCAAGCAGTGCTGGTCTGTGGCTGCCTGTCCAGAGGAATGGAAATATCCTTTGTCTTTAGCACTTCATTTTCATAAGAAAATCAACAATATGTCTAAAATTGATGCACATATAACTCAGAGTAGATGTTTAACTTCTGATAtttcagaggaaagaggaaaaatggtttcTGTTCTTCCCAGGGCCCTGCCACTCAGCTGTCCAGTTCCACACCTGCACAG GTTTCAGCTAAAACCTAACTTCTTTAGAGTGGTTTTCCTGAAGACCCTAAACAA GTGGAATTTTTGGGATTCACTTTTACAGAGACAATGCGATGAATATTCCTATCCTGAACAAGTAAAAATGGTTTGGTACAAAGGTGTTACATATAG atTTACCCATCAAAATATGAACTCAATAGAGATTTATCCTGGAGATGGATCTGTTTTCAAATCAGAAGGGGCttattttgggaaatattttacatattattccATTCAAGAAGGATCAGAAGAG agagaagagaaaacttaCTCAGTAAATAACCTTCCTCCAGATAGACCAGGAAGTCCATTCTCTGTTGGTTCTCTAATTAAACAGGCAACAAG AATTCTTCAACATTGTGTGAAGATGAGACTTTCTTTAAGCCATAACTATCGTATATGCTGCTGGAAAATg GTAAATCAAGGTCTTAACTTGGGTTGGTGTAAGTTAACGTTTCCTGATGGACAAGATCAGTTAATTCAAATTGAACACCCTGAACCATATGAAAG ATATGTGACAACAGTAACATCATGGTGCAGGAGACTGTTCCAGACTAGTCCCAGGGAGATGCCCACTCATTCGTCATCTTCTGTTCTCCAAGaaaattg GTCTGTTGCTTCTGAACTTGAAAAGATACAGAAGTTTAACT TGCTACTAGAGAATAGTGGTATCCTAAACCAGATTTCtaacaagaaaaatgaacagtCTTCTGATCATTATAAACCGGGATCTTCAGAAACCTTGCTAGGAGAAGTTAATGAAAACAGAGTATCAATAGCATTGAAAAAAACCTCTGAAATCCTTCACGATATTGACTGTCTTCTATCAAActctaaaaagtga
- the C5H5orf34 gene encoding uncharacterized protein C5orf34 homolog isoform X6 has product MICMESGIVKITSLDGHAYLCLPRSQHEFTVHFLCKVSQKSDSSAGLSGTNNKAPKDKLVEKAGKICIHGNLSGQRLKNKENELHCQIMKSKETLKKMSCVNGTEGREELPLPGTKHTCVYTWVKQCWSVAACPEEWKYPLSLALHFHKKINNMSKIDAHITQSRCLTSDISEERGKMVSVLPRALPLSCPVPHLHRFQLKPNFFRVVFLKTLNKWNFWDSLLQRQCDEYSYPEQVKMVWYKGVTYRFTHQNMNSIEIYPGDGSVFKSEGAYFGKYFTYYSIQEGSEEREEKTYSVNNLPPDRPGSPFSVGSLIKQATRILQHCVKMRLSLSHNYRICCWKMVPGINDSNILPLVLKESLIPSVGRFLAYSDDKVHAIFLDGITLTLNWNFSSPIEKRQVNQGLNLGWCKLTFPDGQDQLIQIEHPEPYERYVTTVTSWCRRLFQTSPREMPTHSSSSVLQENWSVASELEKIQKFNLLLENSGILNQISNKKNEQSSDHYKPGSSETLLGEVNENRVSIALKKTSEILHDIDCLLSNSKK; this is encoded by the exons ATGATATGTATGGAGAGTGGCATTGTGAAGATTACATCTTTAGATGGTCATGCATACCTCTGCCTGCCCAGATCTCAGCATGAATTTACAGTACATTTTTTGTGTAAAGTTAGCCAGAAGTCAGACTCATCTGCAGGGTTGTCAGGAACAAATAATAAAGCCCCAAAAGATAAACTAGTTGAAAAAGCTGGCAAAATCTGTATACATGGAAATTTATCAGGACAGAGactgaagaataaagaaaatgagcttCATTGCCAGATCATGAAATCCAAAGAAACTTTAAAGAAGATGAGTTGTGTAAATGGAACTGAAGGGAGGGAAGAGCTGCCTTTGCCTGGTACAaaacacacatgtgtatacacatggGTCAAGCAGTGCTGGTCTGTGGCTGCCTGTCCAGAGGAATGGAAATATCCTTTGTCTTTAGCACTTCATTTTCATAAGAAAATCAACAATATGTCTAAAATTGATGCACATATAACTCAGAGTAGATGTTTAACTTCTGATAtttcagaggaaagaggaaaaatggtttcTGTTCTTCCCAGGGCCCTGCCACTCAGCTGTCCAGTTCCACACCTGCACAG GTTTCAGCTAAAACCTAACTTCTTTAGAGTGGTTTTCCTGAAGACCCTAAACAA GTGGAATTTTTGGGATTCACTTTTACAGAGACAATGCGATGAATATTCCTATCCTGAACAAGTAAAAATGGTTTGGTACAAAGGTGTTACATATAG atTTACCCATCAAAATATGAACTCAATAGAGATTTATCCTGGAGATGGATCTGTTTTCAAATCAGAAGGGGCttattttgggaaatattttacatattattccATTCAAGAAGGATCAGAAGAG agagaagagaaaacttaCTCAGTAAATAACCTTCCTCCAGATAGACCAGGAAGTCCATTCTCTGTTGGTTCTCTAATTAAACAGGCAACAAG AATTCTTCAACATTGTGTGAAGATGAGACTTTCTTTAAGCCATAACTATCGTATATGCTGCTGGAAAATg GTACCTGGGATAAATGATAGCAATATACTGCCTTTGGTTTTGAAAGAGTCACTCATACCCAGCGTGGGAAGATTTCTTGCCTACTCTGATGACAAAGTACATGCTATCTTTTTAGATGGCATTACTCTAACCCTAAATTGGAATTTCAGCTCTCCTATTGAGAAGAGACAG GTAAATCAAGGTCTTAACTTGGGTTGGTGTAAGTTAACGTTTCCTGATGGACAAGATCAGTTAATTCAAATTGAACACCCTGAACCATATGAAAG ATATGTGACAACAGTAACATCATGGTGCAGGAGACTGTTCCAGACTAGTCCCAGGGAGATGCCCACTCATTCGTCATCTTCTGTTCTCCAAGaaaattg GTCTGTTGCTTCTGAACTTGAAAAGATACAGAAGTTTAACT TGCTACTAGAGAATAGTGGTATCCTAAACCAGATTTCtaacaagaaaaatgaacagtCTTCTGATCATTATAAACCGGGATCTTCAGAAACCTTGCTAGGAGAAGTTAATGAAAACAGAGTATCAATAGCATTGAAAAAAACCTCTGAAATCCTTCACGATATTGACTGTCTTCTATCAAActctaaaaagtga
- the C5H5orf34 gene encoding uncharacterized protein C5orf34 homolog isoform X2 encodes MAAELRMVLYEDDSVQVQYVDGSTLQLSPCGSEFLLEKSPPVSAHPLEQPERIRQRTHFVISTYREQLQRALDFRNSSATYPFLSETIIPSERKKHIFIDITEVRWPSLDTDGTMICMESGIVKITSLDGHAYLCLPRSQHEFTVHFLCKVSQKSDSSAGLSGTNNKAPKDKLVEKAGKICIHGNLSGQRLKNKENELHCQIMKSKETLKKMSCVNGTEGREELPLPGTKHTCVYTWVKQCWSVAACPEEWKYPLSLALHFHKKINNMSKIDAHITQSRCLTSDISEERGKMVSVLPRALPLSCPVPHLHRWNFWDSLLQRQCDEYSYPEQVKMVWYKGVTYRFTHQNMNSIEIYPGDGSVFKSEGAYFGKYFTYYSIQEGSEEREEKTYSVNNLPPDRPGSPFSVGSLIKQATRILQHCVKMRLSLSHNYRICCWKMVPGINDSNILPLVLKESLIPSVGRFLAYSDDKVHAIFLDGITLTLNWNFSSPIEKRQVNQGLNLGWCKLTFPDGQDQLIQIEHPEPYERYVTTVTSWCRRLFQTSPREMPTHSSSSVLQENWSVASELEKIQKFNLLLENSGILNQISNKKNEQSSDHYKPGSSETLLGEVNENRVSIALKKTSEILHDIDCLLSNSKK; translated from the exons ATGGCAGCCGAACTGCGAATGGTACTTTATGAAGATGATTCAGTACAAGTACAATATGTTGATGGTTCCACGTTGCAACTTTCTCCCTGTGGCTCTGAATTTTTATTGGAAAAGTCACCTCCTGTTTCAGCACATCCTTTAGAACAACCAGAAAGAATTCGTCAAAGGACACATTTTGTCATTAGCACTTACAGA GAGCAACTACAGCGAGCCCTAGATTTTCGAAACTCTTCAGCTACTTACCCTTTTTTATCTGAAACCATCATaccttctgaaagaaaaaag CATATCTTCATTGACATCACAGAAGTGAGATGGCCCAGTCTTGATACAGATGGTACCATGATATGTATGGAGAGTGGCATTGTGAAGATTACATCTTTAGATGGTCATGCATACCTCTGCCTGCCCAGATCTCAGCATGAATTTACAGTACATTTTTTGTGTAAAGTTAGCCAGAAGTCAGACTCATCTGCAGGGTTGTCAGGAACAAATAATAAAGCCCCAAAAGATAAACTAGTTGAAAAAGCTGGCAAAATCTGTATACATGGAAATTTATCAGGACAGAGactgaagaataaagaaaatgagcttCATTGCCAGATCATGAAATCCAAAGAAACTTTAAAGAAGATGAGTTGTGTAAATGGAACTGAAGGGAGGGAAGAGCTGCCTTTGCCTGGTACAaaacacacatgtgtatacacatggGTCAAGCAGTGCTGGTCTGTGGCTGCCTGTCCAGAGGAATGGAAATATCCTTTGTCTTTAGCACTTCATTTTCATAAGAAAATCAACAATATGTCTAAAATTGATGCACATATAACTCAGAGTAGATGTTTAACTTCTGATAtttcagaggaaagaggaaaaatggtttcTGTTCTTCCCAGGGCCCTGCCACTCAGCTGTCCAGTTCCACACCTGCACAG GTGGAATTTTTGGGATTCACTTTTACAGAGACAATGCGATGAATATTCCTATCCTGAACAAGTAAAAATGGTTTGGTACAAAGGTGTTACATATAG atTTACCCATCAAAATATGAACTCAATAGAGATTTATCCTGGAGATGGATCTGTTTTCAAATCAGAAGGGGCttattttgggaaatattttacatattattccATTCAAGAAGGATCAGAAGAG agagaagagaaaacttaCTCAGTAAATAACCTTCCTCCAGATAGACCAGGAAGTCCATTCTCTGTTGGTTCTCTAATTAAACAGGCAACAAG AATTCTTCAACATTGTGTGAAGATGAGACTTTCTTTAAGCCATAACTATCGTATATGCTGCTGGAAAATg GTACCTGGGATAAATGATAGCAATATACTGCCTTTGGTTTTGAAAGAGTCACTCATACCCAGCGTGGGAAGATTTCTTGCCTACTCTGATGACAAAGTACATGCTATCTTTTTAGATGGCATTACTCTAACCCTAAATTGGAATTTCAGCTCTCCTATTGAGAAGAGACAG GTAAATCAAGGTCTTAACTTGGGTTGGTGTAAGTTAACGTTTCCTGATGGACAAGATCAGTTAATTCAAATTGAACACCCTGAACCATATGAAAG ATATGTGACAACAGTAACATCATGGTGCAGGAGACTGTTCCAGACTAGTCCCAGGGAGATGCCCACTCATTCGTCATCTTCTGTTCTCCAAGaaaattg GTCTGTTGCTTCTGAACTTGAAAAGATACAGAAGTTTAACT TGCTACTAGAGAATAGTGGTATCCTAAACCAGATTTCtaacaagaaaaatgaacagtCTTCTGATCATTATAAACCGGGATCTTCAGAAACCTTGCTAGGAGAAGTTAATGAAAACAGAGTATCAATAGCATTGAAAAAAACCTCTGAAATCCTTCACGATATTGACTGTCTTCTATCAAActctaaaaagtga
- the C5H5orf34 gene encoding uncharacterized protein C5orf34 homolog isoform X1, translated as MAAELRMVLYEDDSVQVQYVDGSTLQLSPCGSEFLLEKSPPVSAHPLEQPERIRQRTHFVISTYREQLQRALDFRNSSATYPFLSETIIPSERKKHIFIDITEVRWPSLDTDGTMICMESGIVKITSLDGHAYLCLPRSQHEFTVHFLCKVSQKSDSSAGLSGTNNKAPKDKLVEKAGKICIHGNLSGQRLKNKENELHCQIMKSKETLKKMSCVNGTEGREELPLPGTKHTCVYTWVKQCWSVAACPEEWKYPLSLALHFHKKINNMSKIDAHITQSRCLTSDISEERGKMVSVLPRALPLSCPVPHLHRFQLKPNFFRVVFLKTLNKWNFWDSLLQRQCDEYSYPEQVKMVWYKGVTYRFTHQNMNSIEIYPGDGSVFKSEGAYFGKYFTYYSIQEGSEEREEKTYSVNNLPPDRPGSPFSVGSLIKQATRILQHCVKMRLSLSHNYRICCWKMVPGINDSNILPLVLKESLIPSVGRFLAYSDDKVHAIFLDGITLTLNWNFSSPIEKRQVNQGLNLGWCKLTFPDGQDQLIQIEHPEPYERYVTTVTSWCRRLFQTSPREMPTHSSSSVLQENWSVASELEKIQKFNLLLENSGILNQISNKKNEQSSDHYKPGSSETLLGEVNENRVSIALKKTSEILHDIDCLLSNSKK; from the exons ATGGCAGCCGAACTGCGAATGGTACTTTATGAAGATGATTCAGTACAAGTACAATATGTTGATGGTTCCACGTTGCAACTTTCTCCCTGTGGCTCTGAATTTTTATTGGAAAAGTCACCTCCTGTTTCAGCACATCCTTTAGAACAACCAGAAAGAATTCGTCAAAGGACACATTTTGTCATTAGCACTTACAGA GAGCAACTACAGCGAGCCCTAGATTTTCGAAACTCTTCAGCTACTTACCCTTTTTTATCTGAAACCATCATaccttctgaaagaaaaaag CATATCTTCATTGACATCACAGAAGTGAGATGGCCCAGTCTTGATACAGATGGTACCATGATATGTATGGAGAGTGGCATTGTGAAGATTACATCTTTAGATGGTCATGCATACCTCTGCCTGCCCAGATCTCAGCATGAATTTACAGTACATTTTTTGTGTAAAGTTAGCCAGAAGTCAGACTCATCTGCAGGGTTGTCAGGAACAAATAATAAAGCCCCAAAAGATAAACTAGTTGAAAAAGCTGGCAAAATCTGTATACATGGAAATTTATCAGGACAGAGactgaagaataaagaaaatgagcttCATTGCCAGATCATGAAATCCAAAGAAACTTTAAAGAAGATGAGTTGTGTAAATGGAACTGAAGGGAGGGAAGAGCTGCCTTTGCCTGGTACAaaacacacatgtgtatacacatggGTCAAGCAGTGCTGGTCTGTGGCTGCCTGTCCAGAGGAATGGAAATATCCTTTGTCTTTAGCACTTCATTTTCATAAGAAAATCAACAATATGTCTAAAATTGATGCACATATAACTCAGAGTAGATGTTTAACTTCTGATAtttcagaggaaagaggaaaaatggtttcTGTTCTTCCCAGGGCCCTGCCACTCAGCTGTCCAGTTCCACACCTGCACAG GTTTCAGCTAAAACCTAACTTCTTTAGAGTGGTTTTCCTGAAGACCCTAAACAA GTGGAATTTTTGGGATTCACTTTTACAGAGACAATGCGATGAATATTCCTATCCTGAACAAGTAAAAATGGTTTGGTACAAAGGTGTTACATATAG atTTACCCATCAAAATATGAACTCAATAGAGATTTATCCTGGAGATGGATCTGTTTTCAAATCAGAAGGGGCttattttgggaaatattttacatattattccATTCAAGAAGGATCAGAAGAG agagaagagaaaacttaCTCAGTAAATAACCTTCCTCCAGATAGACCAGGAAGTCCATTCTCTGTTGGTTCTCTAATTAAACAGGCAACAAG AATTCTTCAACATTGTGTGAAGATGAGACTTTCTTTAAGCCATAACTATCGTATATGCTGCTGGAAAATg GTACCTGGGATAAATGATAGCAATATACTGCCTTTGGTTTTGAAAGAGTCACTCATACCCAGCGTGGGAAGATTTCTTGCCTACTCTGATGACAAAGTACATGCTATCTTTTTAGATGGCATTACTCTAACCCTAAATTGGAATTTCAGCTCTCCTATTGAGAAGAGACAG GTAAATCAAGGTCTTAACTTGGGTTGGTGTAAGTTAACGTTTCCTGATGGACAAGATCAGTTAATTCAAATTGAACACCCTGAACCATATGAAAG ATATGTGACAACAGTAACATCATGGTGCAGGAGACTGTTCCAGACTAGTCCCAGGGAGATGCCCACTCATTCGTCATCTTCTGTTCTCCAAGaaaattg GTCTGTTGCTTCTGAACTTGAAAAGATACAGAAGTTTAACT TGCTACTAGAGAATAGTGGTATCCTAAACCAGATTTCtaacaagaaaaatgaacagtCTTCTGATCATTATAAACCGGGATCTTCAGAAACCTTGCTAGGAGAAGTTAATGAAAACAGAGTATCAATAGCATTGAAAAAAACCTCTGAAATCCTTCACGATATTGACTGTCTTCTATCAAActctaaaaagtga
- the C5H5orf34 gene encoding uncharacterized protein C5orf34 homolog isoform X4, whose amino-acid sequence MAAELRMVLYEDDSVQVQYVDGSTLQLSPCGSEFLLEKSPPVSAHPLEQPERIRQRTHFVISTYREQLQRALDFRNSSATYPFLSETIIPSERKKHIFIDITEVRWPSLDTDGTMICMESGIVKITSLDGHAYLCLPRSQHEFTVHFLCKVSQKSDSSAGLSGTNNKAPKDKLVEKAGKICIHGNLSGQRLKNKENELHCQIMKSKETLKKMSCVNGTEGREELPLPGTKHTCVYTWVKQCWSVAACPEEWKYPLSLALHFHKKINNMSKIDAHITQSRCLTSDISEERGKMVSVLPRALPLSCPVPHLHRFQLKPNFFRVVFLKTLNKWNFWDSLLQRQCDEYSYPEQVKMVWYKGVTYRFTHQNMNSIEIYPGDGSVFKSEGAYFGKYFTYYSIQEGSEEREEKTYSVNNLPPDRPGSPFSVGSLIKQATRILQHCVKMRLSLSHNYRICCWKMVPGINDSNILPLVLKESLIPSVGRFLAYSDDKVHAIFLDGITLTLNWNFSSPIEKRQVNQGLNLGWCKLTFPDGQDQLIQIEHPEPYERYVTTVTSWCRRLFQTSPREMPTHSSSSVLQENWLEYKGKEYKLTRSCM is encoded by the exons ATGGCAGCCGAACTGCGAATGGTACTTTATGAAGATGATTCAGTACAAGTACAATATGTTGATGGTTCCACGTTGCAACTTTCTCCCTGTGGCTCTGAATTTTTATTGGAAAAGTCACCTCCTGTTTCAGCACATCCTTTAGAACAACCAGAAAGAATTCGTCAAAGGACACATTTTGTCATTAGCACTTACAGA GAGCAACTACAGCGAGCCCTAGATTTTCGAAACTCTTCAGCTACTTACCCTTTTTTATCTGAAACCATCATaccttctgaaagaaaaaag CATATCTTCATTGACATCACAGAAGTGAGATGGCCCAGTCTTGATACAGATGGTACCATGATATGTATGGAGAGTGGCATTGTGAAGATTACATCTTTAGATGGTCATGCATACCTCTGCCTGCCCAGATCTCAGCATGAATTTACAGTACATTTTTTGTGTAAAGTTAGCCAGAAGTCAGACTCATCTGCAGGGTTGTCAGGAACAAATAATAAAGCCCCAAAAGATAAACTAGTTGAAAAAGCTGGCAAAATCTGTATACATGGAAATTTATCAGGACAGAGactgaagaataaagaaaatgagcttCATTGCCAGATCATGAAATCCAAAGAAACTTTAAAGAAGATGAGTTGTGTAAATGGAACTGAAGGGAGGGAAGAGCTGCCTTTGCCTGGTACAaaacacacatgtgtatacacatggGTCAAGCAGTGCTGGTCTGTGGCTGCCTGTCCAGAGGAATGGAAATATCCTTTGTCTTTAGCACTTCATTTTCATAAGAAAATCAACAATATGTCTAAAATTGATGCACATATAACTCAGAGTAGATGTTTAACTTCTGATAtttcagaggaaagaggaaaaatggtttcTGTTCTTCCCAGGGCCCTGCCACTCAGCTGTCCAGTTCCACACCTGCACAG GTTTCAGCTAAAACCTAACTTCTTTAGAGTGGTTTTCCTGAAGACCCTAAACAA GTGGAATTTTTGGGATTCACTTTTACAGAGACAATGCGATGAATATTCCTATCCTGAACAAGTAAAAATGGTTTGGTACAAAGGTGTTACATATAG atTTACCCATCAAAATATGAACTCAATAGAGATTTATCCTGGAGATGGATCTGTTTTCAAATCAGAAGGGGCttattttgggaaatattttacatattattccATTCAAGAAGGATCAGAAGAG agagaagagaaaacttaCTCAGTAAATAACCTTCCTCCAGATAGACCAGGAAGTCCATTCTCTGTTGGTTCTCTAATTAAACAGGCAACAAG AATTCTTCAACATTGTGTGAAGATGAGACTTTCTTTAAGCCATAACTATCGTATATGCTGCTGGAAAATg GTACCTGGGATAAATGATAGCAATATACTGCCTTTGGTTTTGAAAGAGTCACTCATACCCAGCGTGGGAAGATTTCTTGCCTACTCTGATGACAAAGTACATGCTATCTTTTTAGATGGCATTACTCTAACCCTAAATTGGAATTTCAGCTCTCCTATTGAGAAGAGACAG GTAAATCAAGGTCTTAACTTGGGTTGGTGTAAGTTAACGTTTCCTGATGGACAAGATCAGTTAATTCAAATTGAACACCCTGAACCATATGAAAG ATATGTGACAACAGTAACATCATGGTGCAGGAGACTGTTCCAGACTAGTCCCAGGGAGATGCCCACTCATTCGTCATCTTCTGTTCTCCAAGaaaattg gctggagtacaagggaAAAGAGTACAAGCTGACAAGGAGCTGCATGTGA
- the C5H5orf34 gene encoding uncharacterized protein C5orf34 homolog isoform X5 has protein sequence MSIQSKQHIFIDITEVRWPSLDTDGTMICMESGIVKITSLDGHAYLCLPRSQHEFTVHFLCKVSQKSDSSAGLSGTNNKAPKDKLVEKAGKICIHGNLSGQRLKNKENELHCQIMKSKETLKKMSCVNGTEGREELPLPGTKHTCVYTWVKQCWSVAACPEEWKYPLSLALHFHKKINNMSKIDAHITQSRCLTSDISEERGKMVSVLPRALPLSCPVPHLHRFQLKPNFFRVVFLKTLNKWNFWDSLLQRQCDEYSYPEQVKMVWYKGVTYRFTHQNMNSIEIYPGDGSVFKSEGAYFGKYFTYYSIQEGSEEREEKTYSVNNLPPDRPGSPFSVGSLIKQATRILQHCVKMRLSLSHNYRICCWKMVPGINDSNILPLVLKESLIPSVGRFLAYSDDKVHAIFLDGITLTLNWNFSSPIEKRQVNQGLNLGWCKLTFPDGQDQLIQIEHPEPYERYVTTVTSWCRRLFQTSPREMPTHSSSSVLQENWSVASELEKIQKFNLLLENSGILNQISNKKNEQSSDHYKPGSSETLLGEVNENRVSIALKKTSEILHDIDCLLSNSKK, from the exons ATGTCCATCCAATCAAAACAG CATATCTTCATTGACATCACAGAAGTGAGATGGCCCAGTCTTGATACAGATGGTACCATGATATGTATGGAGAGTGGCATTGTGAAGATTACATCTTTAGATGGTCATGCATACCTCTGCCTGCCCAGATCTCAGCATGAATTTACAGTACATTTTTTGTGTAAAGTTAGCCAGAAGTCAGACTCATCTGCAGGGTTGTCAGGAACAAATAATAAAGCCCCAAAAGATAAACTAGTTGAAAAAGCTGGCAAAATCTGTATACATGGAAATTTATCAGGACAGAGactgaagaataaagaaaatgagcttCATTGCCAGATCATGAAATCCAAAGAAACTTTAAAGAAGATGAGTTGTGTAAATGGAACTGAAGGGAGGGAAGAGCTGCCTTTGCCTGGTACAaaacacacatgtgtatacacatggGTCAAGCAGTGCTGGTCTGTGGCTGCCTGTCCAGAGGAATGGAAATATCCTTTGTCTTTAGCACTTCATTTTCATAAGAAAATCAACAATATGTCTAAAATTGATGCACATATAACTCAGAGTAGATGTTTAACTTCTGATAtttcagaggaaagaggaaaaatggtttcTGTTCTTCCCAGGGCCCTGCCACTCAGCTGTCCAGTTCCACACCTGCACAG GTTTCAGCTAAAACCTAACTTCTTTAGAGTGGTTTTCCTGAAGACCCTAAACAA GTGGAATTTTTGGGATTCACTTTTACAGAGACAATGCGATGAATATTCCTATCCTGAACAAGTAAAAATGGTTTGGTACAAAGGTGTTACATATAG atTTACCCATCAAAATATGAACTCAATAGAGATTTATCCTGGAGATGGATCTGTTTTCAAATCAGAAGGGGCttattttgggaaatattttacatattattccATTCAAGAAGGATCAGAAGAG agagaagagaaaacttaCTCAGTAAATAACCTTCCTCCAGATAGACCAGGAAGTCCATTCTCTGTTGGTTCTCTAATTAAACAGGCAACAAG AATTCTTCAACATTGTGTGAAGATGAGACTTTCTTTAAGCCATAACTATCGTATATGCTGCTGGAAAATg GTACCTGGGATAAATGATAGCAATATACTGCCTTTGGTTTTGAAAGAGTCACTCATACCCAGCGTGGGAAGATTTCTTGCCTACTCTGATGACAAAGTACATGCTATCTTTTTAGATGGCATTACTCTAACCCTAAATTGGAATTTCAGCTCTCCTATTGAGAAGAGACAG GTAAATCAAGGTCTTAACTTGGGTTGGTGTAAGTTAACGTTTCCTGATGGACAAGATCAGTTAATTCAAATTGAACACCCTGAACCATATGAAAG ATATGTGACAACAGTAACATCATGGTGCAGGAGACTGTTCCAGACTAGTCCCAGGGAGATGCCCACTCATTCGTCATCTTCTGTTCTCCAAGaaaattg GTCTGTTGCTTCTGAACTTGAAAAGATACAGAAGTTTAACT TGCTACTAGAGAATAGTGGTATCCTAAACCAGATTTCtaacaagaaaaatgaacagtCTTCTGATCATTATAAACCGGGATCTTCAGAAACCTTGCTAGGAGAAGTTAATGAAAACAGAGTATCAATAGCATTGAAAAAAACCTCTGAAATCCTTCACGATATTGACTGTCTTCTATCAAActctaaaaagtga